The Apium graveolens cultivar Ventura chromosome 6, ASM990537v1, whole genome shotgun sequence genome contains a region encoding:
- the LOC141663995 gene encoding DExH-box ATP-dependent RNA helicase DExH12-like yields MEEDLGVYRPKGKVSRVAYETMLGLIQRELGGQPLSVVIGAADEVLGVLKDEGLGNVGKREGIERVLDRVTDNVFDQFLGIGRGIDDYGGCGDGDGEEGDDCFDEGVGVAVEFAESEENDFDMVYEEEYEEEDLGDECGLGAMRIGGGIDDQGVEDDEGMALNVQDIDAYWLQRKISQAYDKQQIDPRQSQKLAEEVLNILAEGGDDRQVETKLLVHLQFDKFSLVKYLLKNRMNIVWCIRLARAEDQVERKKIEEEMMQLGPELAVILEQLHVTRATEKERQTNLEKSIRQEAHRLKDDGDQGRRGTPDTDANIMWSKSQCQFLDLECLAFSQGGLFMANRKCELPPGSYRNHNKDYEEVHVPALKPKPLADGEKLIRVSDMPEWARPAFEGMSQLNRVQSKVYDTALFSAQNLLLCAPTGAGKTNVAMLTILQQIALNRNEDGSFNHRNYKIVYVAPMKALVAEVVGNLSNRLKHYSVKVKELSGDQTLTHQQIKETQVIVTTPEKWDIITRKSGDRTYTQLVKLLIIDEIHLLHDKRGPVLESIIARTVRQVETTKEHTRIVGLSATLPNFEDVALFLRVDLKKGLFHFDNSYRPCPLAQQYIGITTKKPLQRFRLMNDVCYEKVMSVAGKHQVLIFVHSRKETEKTARAIRDSALTNDTVSRFLKEESATCEILHEHTALVKSNDLKDLLPYSFAIHHAGLNRADRQIVEELFADGHIQVLVSTATLAWGVNLPAHTVIIKGTQIYNPELGAWTELSPLDVVQMLGRAGRPQYDTCGEGIIITGHSELQYYLSVMNQQLPIESQFMSKLVDHLNAEIVLGTVQNAREACNWLSYTYMYVRMLRNPTLYGLSPDALSKDILLEERRADLVHTAAAILEKNSLIIYDRRNGYFQVTDLGCTASHYYLSHGTICAYNEHLKPTMGDIELYHLFSSGEEFKYVTVKQDEKMELAKLINRVPIPIKENLEEPSAKINVLLQAYISRLKLEGLSLTSDMVYISQNAGRLARALFEITLKRGWAQVAEKALNLFKMVSKRMWTVQSPLRQFQGFPRDFLMKMEKKDLAWERYYDLSSPELSEIFRFGRMGKALHRCVHQFPKLVLAAHVLPINRTILRVELTVTPDFQWEDNVHGYVEPFWVIVEDSYAELILHHEYFLLKKQYIDEDHILIFTVPIYEPLHPHYLIRVVSENWIGSQTVLPVYFKHLILPDKCPPPTELLDLQQLPVTALGNSSYESLYQEFKHFNPVQTQVFTVLYNTDDNVLVAAPTGSGKTICAEFAILRYHQKSHDTFMRAVYIAPIESLAKERCNDWNRKFGEGLGMRVVELTGETAVDLKLLEKGQLVISTPDKWDALSRRWRKRKHVREVGLFIVDELHLIGGQGGPILEVIVSRMRYIASEVDYKIRIVALSTSLANAKDLGEWIGATSHGLFNFLPSVRPVPLDIHIQGVDITNFEARMQAMTKPTYASIVKHAKSGQPAIVFVPTRKHARLTAVNFMTYFSVETGESPMFIRRSMKELEPFVDKIHEAMLRKTVQYGVGYLHEGLTSTDQDVVRTLFETGWIQVCVISSSMCWGLQLRSHLVIIMGTQYHDGRGNAHNDYPVTDILQMMGQASRPLIDNSAKCVIFCHAPRKEYYKKFLHKAFPVESSLHHFLHDIFNAEVVEQLITSKQDAVDYLTWTFMYRRLTQNPSYYNLQGVSQRHLSDHLSELVENTFSDLETSECVAIEDDLYISPRSLGMIASFYYVSPTTVERFNYLLTVETKLKGLLQILASAAEYEELPIRPGDEQLIQRLINHQRFSFYNPKCTDPHVKAYSLLQAHFSRKLVGGTLAADQKKVLLSASRLLQTMIDVASTHGWLSLALLGMKVSQMVTQGMWEHDSELLQLPYFTKELAKRCQETPGRSVETVSDWEEMEDDLKQELLQSSDAQLFRIAKFCNSFPDISLTSNVLDSEDIKAGETISLQVTLKRNLKGRTEVGPVDAPNYPKIKNEKWWLLVGDMESNQLYAIKMVPLQRYSKVKLDFDAPAQTGRKTYTLYFICDSYMGCDKEFNFSVDVKDAGPSEDNMIE; encoded by the coding sequence ATGGAAGAGGATTTAGGGGTTTATAGGCCTAAGGGGAAGGTGAGTAGGGTTGCTTATGAGACGATGCTCGGGCTTATTCAGCGGGAATTAGGGGGGCAGCCGTTGAGTGTTGTGATTGGGGCGGCGGATGAGGTTTTGGGGGTTTTGAAGGATGAGGGTTTGGGGAATGTGGGGAAGAGGGAGGGGATTGAGAGGGTGTTGGATCGGGTGACGGATAATGTGTTTGATCAGTTTTTGGGGATTGGGAGGGGGATTGATGATTATGGTGGTTGTGGTGATGGGGACGGGGAAGAAGGGGATGATTGTTTTGATGAAGGTGTGGGTGTGGCGGTTGAGTTTGCGGAGAGTGAAGAGAATGATTTTGATATGGTATATGAGGAGGAGTACGAGGAGGAGGATTTAGGGGATGAGTGTGGATTAGGGGCTATGCGGATAGGTGGTGGTATCGATGATCAAGGAGTGGAAGATGATGAGGGGATGGCTTTGAATGTTCAGGACATTGATGCTTATTGGCTTCAGAGGAAGATTTCTCAAGCTTATGACAAGCAGCAGATTGATCCGCGACAGAGCCAGAAGCTTGCAGAAGAGGTGTTGAATATTCTGGCTGAAGGCGGTGATGACAGACAAGTTGAGACGAAGTTATTGGTGCATCTTCAGTTTGATAAGTTTAGTCTTGTTAAGTATTTGTTGAAGAATCGGATGAACATAGTGTGGTGTATTCGACTGGCGAGGGCAGAGGACCAAGTGGAAaggaagaaaattgaagaagaaaTGATGCAGTTAGGCCCAGAATTGGCTGTTATTCTGGAGCAGCTGCATGTCACCAGGGCAACTGAGAAAGAGAGACAAACCAACTTGGAGAAAAGCATACGACAAGAAGCTCACAGACTAAAGGATGATGGGGACCAGGGTCGAAGGGGTACACCAGACACAGATGCAAATATAATGTGGTCGAAGAGTCAGTGTCAGTTCCTTGATCTGGAATGCCTTGCATTTAGCCAAGGTGGTCTTTTTATGGCAAATAGAAAGTGTGAGCTTCCGCCGGGGTCATATAGAAACCATAACAAGGATTATGAAGAAGTACACGTGCCAGCTTTGAAGCCAAAGCCACTTGCTGATGGTGAGAAGCTTATCAGGGTGTCTGACATGCCAGAATGGGCTAGACCAGCTTTTGAAGGAATGTCCCAGTTAAACAGGGTACAAAGCAAAGTTTACGACACAGCTCTTTTTTCAGCTCAAAATCTTCTACTGTGTGCTCCCACGGGAGCGGGCAAGACAAATGTTGCAATGCTTACTATACTTCAGCAAATTGCATTAAATAGGAATGAAGATGGTTCATTCAATCACAGAAATTACAAGATTGTTTATGTGGCACCAATGAAAGCACTTGTCGCTGAAGTTGTTGGAAACCTGTCTAACCGATTGAAGCATTACAGCGTTAAGGTGAAAGAGCTTAGCGGAGATCAGACACTGACTCACCAGCAAATCAAAGAAACTCAGGTAATTGTAACAACGCCAGAGAAGTGGGATATCATAACCAGAAAGTCAGGAGATCGGACCTACACCCAGCTTGTGAAACTTTTGATCATTGATGAGATCCATCTATTACATGATAAAAGAGGACCTGTACTGGAGAGCATAATTGCAAGGACTGTGAGACAGGTTGAGACTACAAAAGAGCATACTCGGATTGTTGGGTTATCTGCTACCCTGCCCAATTTTGAAGACGTGGCTCTTTTTCTTCGGGTTGATTTAAAGAAAGGCCTCTTTCATTTCGACAATAGTTATCGACCTTGTCCCCTTGCTCAACAGTACATTGGGATCACCACGAAGAAACCATTGCAGAGATTTCGGTTAATGAATGATGTTTGTTATGAGAAGGTGATGAGTGTAGCTGGTAAGCATCAGGTCCTAATCTTTGTCCACTCGAGGAAAGAAACAGAAAAAACGGCCCGTGCTATAAGAGATTCAGCACTAACTAATGATACTGTTAGCAGATTCTTGAAAGAGGAAAGTGCTACCTGTGAAATTCTTCATGAGCATACTGCACTTGTAAAGAGCAATGATCTCAAGGATCTTTTGCCATATAGCTTTGCAATTCATCATGCAGGTTTGAATAGGGCTGACCGCCAAATTGTTGAGGAGCTGTTTGCCGATGGTCATATACAAGTTCTGGTTTCTACAGCAACTCTTGCTTGGGGCGTGAATTTACCTGCTCATACTGTGATCATCAAAGGTACCCAGATTTACAATCCTGAACTAGGAGCATGGACTGAACTAAGTCCTCTGGATGTTGTGCAGATGCTTGGTCGGGCAGGAAGGCCTCAGTACGACACTTGTGGGGAAGGAATAATAATAACTGGACATAGTGAGCTACAATATTATCTTTCTGTAATGAATCAACAACTTCCCATTGAGAGTCAGTTCATGTCCAAATTGGTAGATCACTTAAACGCGGAAATTGTGCTTGGTACTGTGCAGAACGCCAGAGAAGCCTGCAATTGGCTCAGTTATACATACATGTACGTTCGCATGCTACGGAATCCTACTTTGTACGGTTTAAGTCCTGATGCTTTGAGTAAAGACATATTACTGGAAGAGAGAAGAGCTGATCTGGTTCATACTGCTGCAGCAATATTAGAAAAGAACAGTCTGATAATATATGATAGAAGAAATGGATATTTTCAGGTAACTGACTTGGGTTGCACTGCAAGTCATTATTACTTATCTCACGGGACGATATGTGCTTACAATGAGCATTTGAAGCCAACAATGGGGGACATTGAGCTTTATCATTTGTTTTCCTCTGGTGAAGAATTTAAATATGTAACTGTGAAGCAAGATGAGAAAATGGAGTTGGCGAAGCTTATAAACCGCGTTCCCATTCCCATTAAGGAAAACCTCGAAGAACCTAGTGCAAAGATTAATGTCTTGCTACAAGCTTATATTTCACGACTGAAGCTTGAAGGATTATCTCTGACATCAGACATGGTTTATATCTCTCAGAATGCTGGACGTTTGGCGCGAGCTCTCTTTGAGATCACCTTGAAAAGAGGATGGGCTCAAGTGGCAGAGAAGGCGTTGAACTTGTTTAAAATGGTCAGCAAGAGAATGTGGACCGTCCAATCACCTCTTCGTCAATTTCAAGGATTTCCGAGagattttttgatgaaaatggAGAAAAAGGATTTGGCCTGGGAAAGATATTATGATCTCTCTTCACCTGAGCTAAGTGAGATCTTTCGGTTTGGTAGGATGGGCAAAGCATTGCACCGGTGCGTTCACCAGTTTCCAAAACTTGTTCTGGCTGCTCATGTTCTGCCCATCAATCGTACAATTTTGAGGGTTGAACTCACAGTTACCCCCGATTTCCAGTGGGAAGATAACGTCCATGGATATGTAGAGCCATTTTGGGTTATTGTGGAAGATAGTTATGCGGAACTCATTCTTCATCATGAATATTTCTTGCTGAAAAAGCAGTACATTGATGAGGATCACATTCTAATTTTCACTGTTCCAATTTATGAACCATTGCATCCTCATTACCTCATCCGTGTAGTGTCAGAAAATTGGATCGGATCACAGACTGTCTTGCCTGTTTACTTCAAACATCTTATTTTACCAGATAAATGCCCTCCACCCACTGAGCTACTTGACTTGCAGCAATTACCTGTAACTGCCTTAGGAAATTCGTCTTATGAATCACTGTACCAAGAATTTAAGCACTTTAACCCTGTGCAGACTCAAGTTTTCACAGTCCTCTACAACACAGATGACAACGTCTTGGTTGCTGCACCAACCGGGAGTGGGAAGACCATATGTGCGGAATTCGCAATACTGAGGTACCATCAAAAAAGTCATGACACTTTTATGCGGGCAGTTTACATTGCTCCAATTGAATCTCTTGCTAAGGAACGGTGTAATGATTGGAATAGAAAATTTGGAGAAGGTCTTGGCATGAGAGTTGTCGAATTAACCGGTGAAACTGCTGTAGACCTCAAACTGCTGGAAAAAGGTCAACTGGTAATCAGCACTCCTGATAAATGGGATGCTCTATCACGCCGCTGGAGGAAGCGTAAGCATGTTCGAGAAGTTGGTCTTTTCATTGTTGACGAACTTCATCTGATTGGGGGTCAAGGTGGTCCTATCTTAGAGGTGATTGTCTCTAGGATGAGATATATAGCAAGTGAAGTTGATTACAAAATCAGAATAGTTGCTTTGTCAACTTCTCTAGCAAATGCCAAGGATCTGGGTGAATGGATTGGTGCTACCTCTCATGGTCTTTTCAACTTTTTACCTAGTGTCCGGCCAGTGCCCTTGGATATCCATATTCAGGGTGTCGACATTACTAACTTTGAAGCCAGAATGCAAGCAATGACAAAGCCAACATATGCATCAATCGTCAAGCATGCTAAAAGTGGGCAACCTGCCATTGTGTTCGTTCCTACAAGGAAGCATGCTCGTCTAACTGCTGTTAATTTTATGACATACTTTAGTGTGGAAACTGGAGAAAGTCCTATGTTTATTCGACGTTCCATGAAAGAACTTGAGCCTTTTGTTGACAAAATTCACGAAGCCATGTTGCGTAAGACAGTGCAATACGGTGTGGGTTATTTACACGAGGGATTAACTTCCACTGATCAAGATGTAGTTAGAACTCTCTTTGAAACAGGTTGGATCCAAGTGTGTGTAATAAGCAGTTCAATGTGCTGGGGATTGCAATTGCGTTCCCATCTGGTGATCATAATGGGAACTCAATATCATGATGGGAGGGGAAATGCTCACAACGATTATCCAGTTACAGATATTCTGCAGATGATGGGTCAGGCTAGCCGGCCACTTATAGATAATTCTGCAAAGTGTGTTATTTTTTGCCATGCACCGCGAAAGGAGTATTACAAGAAGTTCTTGCATAAAGCATTTCCAGTTGAAAGCAGCCTTCACCATTTCCTGCATGATATTTTTAATGCCGAGGTGGTTGAACAATTAATTACAAGCAAGCAAGATGCTGTAGATTACCTCACCTGGACATTCATGTACAGGAGGCTTACTCAGAATCCTAGCTACTATAATCTTCAGGGTGTTAGTCAAAGGCATCTCAGTGATCACCTTTCGGAGCTTGTAGAAAACACATTTAGCGATCTGGAAACAAGTGAATGTGTCGCTATAGAAGATGATTTGTATATTTCTCCTCGTAGTCTTGGGATGATAGCATCATTTTATTATGTTAGTCCTACAACAGTGGAACGTTTTAATTATCTTTTAACTGTAGAAACAAAGTTGAAGGGTCTTTTGCAGATTTTGGCATCAGCTGCAGAATATGAAGAACTTCCAATACGGCCAGGGGACGAACAGCTGATTCAGAGGTTAATTAATCATCAAAGATTCTCATTTTATAATCCCAAATGCACAGACCCACATGTGAAGGCATACTCCCTGCTTCAAGCGCACTTTTCTAGGAAACTGGTGGGTGGAACCTTGGCTGCCGACCAGAAAAAGGTGCTTCTTTCTGCAAGTAGGCTTCTGCAAACAATGATTGACGTTGCTTCAACCCACGGGTGGCTTAGCCTAGCACTTCTTGGCATGAAAGTGAGCCAAATGGTAACACAAGGTATGTGGGAGCATGACTCGGAGCTTCTACAGCTTCCATACTTTACtaaagaattggctaaaagatgCCAAGAAACTCCTGGAAGAAGTGTAGAAACAGTGTCTGACTGGGAGGAGATGGAAGATGACTTGAAGCAGGAGCTGTTGCAAAGTTCAGATGCTCAGTTGTTTAGAATTGCAAAATTTTgcaatagtttcccagatataaGTTTGACCTCTAATGTACTCGATAGTGAAGACATCAAGGCTGGGGAAACTATCAGTTTGCAAGTAACTCTAAAACGCAATCTTAAGGGAAGGACTGAAGTGGGACCTGTTGATGCTCCTAATTACcctaaaataaaaaatgaaaaatggTGGCTTCTTGTTGGTGATATGGAAAGTAATCAGCTGTATGCCATCAAAATGGTGCCCTTACAGAGATATTCGAAGGTGAAGCTTGATTTTGATGCTCCTGCACAAACAGGTAGAAAAACCTACACACTTTATTTCATATGTGATTCATACATGGGCTGTGACAAGGAGTTTAACTTCAGCGTTGATGTCAAGGACGCAGGACCTTCAGAGGACAACATGATAGAATGA
- the LOC141664473 gene encoding DExH-box ATP-dependent RNA helicase DExH12-like yields MAISTTIVFRRDSGAPRNHDRTMEDAYEISSFLNSDIIRLLGPALASKHKISHTTIERFSTSLTEETELKGLLEILTSADEFARFSVRPGEEELIRDLLMNNPRFSFDNPNCRDSHVKAKALLLAHFSRQPLSGDLAADQEQVLVIATRLVPALVDVIFLDGSRWLANCAMKVSQMVTQGTWESDSMLLQLPYFSKELAQKCEKNPGGSVTTVFDLVELEDNERRELLQLSDAQWSEIAKICNRIPDINLAFNIPDREEIRAGEVINVEVFIERNLLWRTDKVGPVYAPRYPKLKQEGWWLMVTDAATDELLSMKRVYVKGDSNNVRLDFAAPGQTGRKWYAMYATCDSYIGCDVKYYFSIDVKGTGARNEEDYMEE; encoded by the coding sequence ATGGCAATCTCCACTACTATTGTTTTCAGGAGAGACTCTGGAGCCCCTAGGAATCATGACAGAACAATGGAGGATGCATACGAGATTTCGAGTTTTTTAAACTCTGACATTATCAGATTGCTTGGTCCTGCATTAGCATCTAAACATAAAATTAGTCACACAACTATTGAACGTTTCAGTACTTCTTTAACTGAAGAAACTGAGTTGAAGGGTTTATTGGAGATTCTGACATCAGCCGATGAATTTGCGCGATTTTCTGTAAGGCCGGGGGAGGAAGAACTGATTCGGGACTTATTGATGAACAATCCGAGATTTTCTTTTGATAATCCGAATTGTAGAGATTCGCATGTTAAGGCTAAGGCACTGCTACTAGCCCACTTTTCGAGGCAACCGTTGAGCGGAGATTTGGCTGCTGATCAGGAACAGGTGCTGGTAATTGCAACCAGACTTGTTCCAGCATTGGTTGATGTTATTTTCCTGGACGGATCGCGTTGGCTAGCGAATTGCGCTATGAAAGTGAGCCAGATGGTGACACAAGGTACGTGGGAGAGCGACTCGATGCTTCTCCAGCTTCCGTACTTTTCAAAAGAATTAGCTCAAAAATGCGAGAAAAATCCTGGAGGAAGCGTGACAACAGTGTTTGATCTAGTTGAACTGGAAGACAACGAGAGACGAGAGCTGTTGCAGTTGTCAGACGCTCAATGGTCTGAAATCGCAAAAATCTGCAATCGTATTCCAGACATCAATTTAGCCTTTAATATACCCGATCGTGAAGAAATCAGGGCAGGGGAAGTTATCAATGTAGAGGTGTTCATAGAACGGAATCTCCTCTGGAGGACTGATAAAGTAGGGCCTGTTTACGCTCCTCGATACCCGAAACTCAAACAGGAAGGATGGTGGCTGATGGTTACTGATGCAGCAACTGATGAGTTGCTGTCGATGAAGAGAGTGTACGTAAAAGGCGACTCGAACAATGTCAGGCTCGATTTTGCTGCTCCTGGACAGACTGGTAGAAAATGGTACGCCATGTATGCGACTTGTGATTCGTACATTGGCTGTGATGTGAAGTATTACTTCAGCATTGATGTGAAGGGCACAGGGGCTAGGAATGAGGAAGACTACATGGAAGAATGA